One window of Arthrobacter oryzae genomic DNA carries:
- a CDS encoding gamma-aminobutyraldehyde dehydrogenase → MVQTLQNFINGEFVTPAGTGLLDIVNPTNGEVVAKSPVSVHADVDAAMKAASDAFKTWKHVTPGQRQLMLLKLADAVEANSDELVEAQHRNTGQVRSLIASEEVAAGADQLRFFAGAARILEGKSAGEYFEGHTSYVRREPIGVVAQVAPWNYPFLMAIWKIGPALAAGNTVVLKPSDTTPESTLVLARLAGEIFPAGVLNVVLGTGETGAMMVEHKVPGLVSITGSVRAGIAVASGAAKGLKRAHLELGGKAPAIVFKDADIKKSAAAIAEFAFFNAGQDCTAITRVLVEDSVHDDVVAAMVEHTRTLHTGSQNDEDNYFGPLNNVNHFNAVTSVVEHLPENCRIVTGGHRAGDKGFFFEPTIITGAKQTDDIVQKETFGPVITVQKFSTEAEAVELANDVDYALASSVWTTDHGTAMRVSRDLDFGAVWINTHILLTAEMPHGGFKQSGYGKDLSMYGVEDYTRIKHVMSALDA, encoded by the coding sequence GTGGTCCAAACCTTGCAGAACTTCATCAACGGCGAGTTCGTCACGCCCGCAGGCACCGGCCTGCTGGACATCGTGAACCCCACCAACGGTGAAGTGGTGGCCAAGTCGCCCGTCTCGGTGCACGCCGACGTCGACGCCGCCATGAAGGCCGCCAGCGACGCGTTCAAAACCTGGAAGCACGTCACCCCGGGCCAGCGCCAGCTCATGCTCCTCAAACTTGCCGATGCCGTGGAAGCCAACAGCGACGAGCTCGTGGAAGCCCAGCACCGCAACACCGGCCAGGTCCGCTCGCTGATCGCGTCCGAGGAAGTGGCCGCCGGCGCCGACCAGCTCCGTTTCTTCGCAGGTGCCGCCCGCATCCTCGAAGGCAAGTCAGCCGGCGAGTACTTCGAAGGCCACACCTCCTACGTGCGCCGTGAACCCATCGGCGTCGTGGCCCAGGTGGCCCCCTGGAACTACCCGTTCCTGATGGCCATCTGGAAGATCGGCCCCGCGCTCGCGGCCGGCAACACCGTGGTCCTCAAGCCCTCGGACACCACCCCCGAATCCACCCTGGTCCTCGCCCGCCTCGCCGGGGAGATCTTCCCGGCCGGCGTCCTCAACGTGGTCCTCGGAACCGGCGAAACCGGCGCCATGATGGTGGAGCACAAGGTCCCCGGCCTCGTCTCCATCACCGGATCCGTGCGAGCCGGCATTGCGGTGGCCTCGGGTGCGGCCAAGGGCCTCAAGCGCGCGCACCTGGAGCTCGGCGGCAAGGCCCCGGCCATTGTGTTCAAGGATGCGGACATCAAGAAGAGCGCCGCAGCCATTGCCGAGTTCGCCTTCTTCAACGCCGGCCAGGACTGCACGGCCATCACGCGCGTGCTGGTTGAGGACTCGGTCCACGACGACGTCGTGGCGGCCATGGTGGAACACACCAGGACGCTGCACACCGGTTCGCAGAACGACGAAGACAACTACTTCGGCCCGCTCAACAACGTGAACCACTTCAACGCCGTGACGTCCGTGGTGGAGCACCTGCCCGAGAACTGCAGGATTGTCACCGGCGGGCACCGCGCGGGGGACAAGGGCTTCTTCTTCGAACCCACCATTATCACCGGCGCCAAGCAGACGGATGACATCGTGCAGAAGGAAACCTTCGGGCCGGTCATCACCGTGCAGAAGTTCAGCACCGAGGCCGAGGCCGTGGAGTTGGCGAACGACGTCGACTACGCCCTGGCCTCCAGCGTCTGGACCACCGACCACGGCACCGCCATGCGCGTCAGCCGCGACCTGGACTTTGGCGCGGTGTGGATCAACACGCACATCCTGCTGACGGCCGAAATGCCCCACGGCGGATTCAAGCAGTCCGGCTACGGCAAGGACCTGTCCATGTACGGCGTCGAGGACTACACGCGCATCAAGCACGTGATGAGCGCGCTCGACGCATAA
- a CDS encoding PucR family transcriptional regulator, translated as MAISLAALLGVQSLKLVKSGLAETTWHQDIQWVAVTEQEDPQRFLNGGELVLTTGMRLKAAPDQRRFVRQVQRAGAVGIGFGVGLTHDAVPPALVAEANRWGLPVVEVPYETPFIAITKLVADAQSADHYAKLERLIAGHQILARALLTGGGLAELLKNLGSMLRTDIVLTQFTAQLYNSVPGNPAPTADTWASYPIPTGRRDACTLWVRQPFEDSGIVGYAQNLISVELNNMVKQRQAQRALSGQVLEDVIHGTLESSEASRRLAGIGVNSTRKSVVLLAESAAHPKQLVSSSVPRPLEDGVTAVVGKDLIIVVHDDGSGASALAKSLSDHLSEAGIHATIGIGGAYTKPNGLRWSYFEARDAASHGLPVNEPERLSLTSLLLASEDVPLADMANESLNPLRNFDALHGAELMATLESYLNNNGSVAAVAEALTLHRNTVRYRLAQITELTGYDPAQTQDRVQLWLALAVQRLSQRQQG; from the coding sequence ATGGCAATTTCCCTCGCCGCCCTGCTGGGCGTCCAGTCGCTCAAGCTCGTTAAATCCGGCCTGGCCGAGACGACGTGGCACCAGGACATCCAGTGGGTTGCCGTCACCGAGCAGGAGGACCCGCAGCGCTTCCTGAACGGCGGCGAACTGGTGCTCACCACGGGCATGCGGCTGAAGGCCGCCCCGGACCAGCGCCGTTTTGTGCGGCAGGTGCAGCGGGCCGGCGCGGTGGGAATCGGCTTCGGGGTCGGGCTGACGCACGACGCCGTTCCGCCGGCACTGGTTGCCGAGGCCAACCGCTGGGGCCTTCCCGTGGTGGAGGTTCCCTACGAGACGCCGTTCATTGCCATTACCAAGCTGGTGGCGGACGCCCAGTCGGCGGACCACTACGCCAAGCTGGAAAGGCTCATCGCGGGCCACCAGATCCTGGCCCGCGCCCTGCTGACCGGCGGCGGCCTCGCGGAACTGCTCAAGAACCTCGGCTCCATGCTGCGCACGGACATTGTTCTCACCCAGTTCACGGCGCAGCTGTACAACAGCGTGCCCGGCAACCCGGCGCCCACGGCGGACACCTGGGCGTCCTATCCCATCCCCACCGGCCGCCGCGACGCCTGCACCCTCTGGGTCCGGCAGCCCTTCGAGGATTCCGGCATCGTGGGCTACGCCCAGAACCTGATCAGCGTTGAACTGAACAACATGGTCAAACAGCGCCAGGCACAGCGCGCCCTCTCCGGCCAGGTCCTGGAGGACGTGATCCACGGAACCTTGGAATCCAGCGAGGCGTCCCGGCGGCTCGCCGGCATCGGCGTCAACAGCACCCGGAAGAGCGTGGTCCTCCTCGCCGAGTCCGCGGCGCACCCCAAGCAGCTGGTGAGCTCCTCGGTGCCGCGGCCGCTGGAGGACGGGGTGACCGCCGTCGTCGGGAAGGACCTGATCATCGTGGTCCACGACGACGGCAGCGGCGCGAGCGCGCTGGCCAAAAGCCTCAGCGACCATCTGTCGGAGGCCGGCATCCACGCCACGATCGGCATCGGCGGCGCGTACACCAAACCCAACGGGCTGCGCTGGAGCTACTTCGAGGCCCGCGATGCGGCGAGCCACGGCCTGCCCGTCAACGAGCCCGAGCGGCTCAGCCTGACGTCCCTGCTCCTCGCCAGCGAGGACGTGCCGCTGGCGGACATGGCAAATGAGTCACTCAACCCGCTGCGCAACTTCGATGCCCTGCACGGAGCCGAACTGATGGCCACGCTGGAAAGCTACCTGAACAACAACGGCTCGGTGGCCGCCGTCGCCGAGGCGCTGACGCTGCACCGCAACACCGTGCGTTACCGGCTGGCACAGATCACCGAGCTGACCGGTTACGACCCCGCCCAGACCCAGGACCGGGTGCAGCTCTGGCTGGCACTGGCCGTGCAGCGGCTCTCGCAACGGCAGCAGGGCTAG
- a CDS encoding MFS transporter, whose protein sequence is MATTTTAPPGTDTPPAALAGAARPRAVVVLGVLALVLIGLNLRAGITGAAALLHDLQEVLGYGAFVAAVIPSIPTLCFAVAGAATSWLTRRMGVEKAILLALGMLAAGLLVRGIPSTGMLLAGTVAGMSGLAVCNVAMPSFIREHYADRTSLMTALYTVTMTTGATVTAVLVVPVAQALGSASAGVGSIGLLSVAAFLGFLPVALHAHRNATPGRGARISPWPLLRTRKGALLTAIFTLQALLAYAVLSWFPYMLTTTGLTATDSGLMFGLMQLVSVPAGMVLMAIGSRPRMLRPAFYLASVTMLAGIVSLMLLPTALAAVPAVLLGFGLGIFPLVMVMISRSGRTTAETTAMSTLAQSVGYLLATTGPFGMGLLHSATGGWTVPLILLLAIALAQIVVAHLLTARTKP, encoded by the coding sequence ATGGCAACCACGACGACGGCACCACCCGGAACTGACACCCCACCCGCTGCGCTGGCCGGCGCTGCCCGGCCGCGCGCCGTCGTCGTCCTCGGTGTCCTTGCCCTGGTGCTGATCGGACTGAACCTGCGTGCCGGCATTACCGGAGCCGCAGCACTCCTGCACGACCTCCAGGAAGTCCTGGGCTACGGCGCCTTCGTTGCCGCCGTCATACCTTCCATTCCCACGCTCTGTTTCGCCGTGGCCGGCGCGGCAACGTCCTGGCTGACCCGCCGGATGGGCGTGGAGAAGGCCATCCTGTTGGCCCTGGGAATGCTGGCAGCCGGCCTGCTGGTGCGCGGCATCCCGTCCACGGGCATGCTGCTGGCCGGAACGGTGGCGGGCATGTCCGGACTCGCCGTCTGCAACGTGGCCATGCCCTCGTTCATCCGCGAGCACTATGCGGACCGGACGTCGCTCATGACAGCGCTCTACACGGTCACCATGACCACCGGCGCCACGGTCACGGCCGTGTTGGTGGTCCCGGTGGCGCAGGCGCTGGGTTCAGCCTCGGCAGGAGTGGGCTCCATTGGCCTGCTCTCAGTAGCCGCTTTCCTGGGCTTCCTCCCGGTGGCCCTCCATGCCCACCGGAATGCCACCCCCGGCCGGGGCGCCCGCATTTCCCCGTGGCCCCTCCTGCGGACCCGCAAAGGGGCCCTGCTCACCGCCATCTTCACCCTCCAGGCGCTCCTGGCCTACGCCGTGCTCAGCTGGTTCCCGTACATGCTCACCACCACGGGACTCACCGCCACGGACAGCGGCCTGATGTTCGGGCTGATGCAGCTGGTCTCCGTGCCGGCCGGCATGGTGCTGATGGCCATCGGTTCCCGGCCGCGGATGCTGCGCCCGGCCTTCTACCTGGCCAGCGTCACCATGCTCGCGGGCATCGTTTCCCTGATGCTCCTGCCGACCGCACTGGCCGCCGTTCCGGCTGTCCTGCTGGGGTTCGGCCTCGGCATTTTCCCGCTGGTCATGGTGATGATCAGCCGCAGCGGACGGACAACGGCGGAAACCACCGCCATGTCCACGCTGGCGCAGTCGGTGGGCTACCTGCTCGCCACGACGGGACCGTTCGGCATGGGGCTGCTGCACAGCGCCACGGGCGGCTGGACGGTACCCTTGATTCTGCTGCTGGCCATCGCCCTGGCGCAGATCGTGGTGGCGCACCTACTCACGGCAAGGACCAAGCCATGA
- a CDS encoding FadR/GntR family transcriptional regulator — MTLTASHRPVLADEITDKLREMIHSGEWQLQQKIPAEPELMARLGVSRGTLREAIKALAHGGMLEVRRGDGTYVRATSEISGAAQRMYKDHKQEHILEVRVGLDTQAARLAARHAQPEHVAAMRALLSERHDAWHAEDYASWARADWDFHVLVAQASGNPLLHELYVSFGGVFHADLLRQQRRSGFNGLPDEGHGTLVDAIEAHDEAAAVGSVNRNLNSCAEWLGL, encoded by the coding sequence ATGACCCTCACCGCTTCGCACCGGCCCGTACTGGCCGACGAAATCACGGACAAGCTCCGGGAAATGATCCACTCCGGCGAATGGCAGCTGCAGCAGAAGATCCCCGCGGAGCCTGAACTGATGGCCCGGCTCGGCGTCTCCCGGGGCACCCTGCGGGAGGCCATCAAGGCCTTGGCGCACGGCGGAATGCTGGAGGTACGACGCGGCGACGGCACCTACGTCCGGGCCACCAGCGAAATCTCCGGCGCGGCGCAGCGGATGTACAAGGACCACAAACAGGAACACATCCTCGAGGTCCGGGTGGGCCTGGACACCCAGGCAGCCCGGCTGGCCGCCCGCCACGCACAGCCGGAGCACGTCGCCGCCATGAGGGCCCTGCTCAGTGAGCGCCATGACGCCTGGCATGCCGAGGACTACGCATCCTGGGCGCGCGCCGACTGGGATTTCCACGTCCTGGTGGCGCAGGCTTCCGGCAATCCGCTGCTGCATGAGCTGTACGTCAGCTTCGGCGGCGTCTTCCACGCCGACCTGCTGCGGCAGCAGCGCCGCAGCGGCTTCAACGGGCTCCCCGATGAAGGGCACGGCACGCTGGTTGATGCCATCGAAGCCCACGATGAAGCCGCGGCCGTTGGCAGCGTCAACCGGAACCTGAACTCGTGCGCGGAGTGGCTCGGACTGTAG
- a CDS encoding AI-2E family transporter: MARSVEVTVEGKRRDLWADGLGRVGIRSAQILLVLTVVVVSVYALLQIRLLVIPVLIALILAAAIGPFVNLLRRRGMHGGVATGLSFVALLVVLAAVTTVIVMSVRSQWSELVTQASSGLDELESFLLNGPFPLDREQLEQARTGIIEFATSSQVRSGAITGLSVVTEFLAGTGLMVVILFFFLKDGAKIWNFFLRPFTGEREARLRRAGARTIQVLGDYVRGTAIVALVDTVAIGAALLILQVPLAIPLAIIVFLGAFIPLVGATVAGILAALVALVANGPVVALIVVAVVIAVNQLEGDLLQPIVMGKSLQLHALVILMALTAGTILAGIIGAVLSVPMAAVIWAVIQVWTAEKPELEPMNPDLPPADSSHT, translated from the coding sequence TTGGCCAGATCAGTCGAAGTCACCGTCGAAGGCAAACGCCGTGATCTCTGGGCGGACGGCCTGGGCAGGGTCGGCATCCGCTCGGCCCAGATCCTCCTGGTCCTCACCGTGGTGGTGGTGTCCGTCTACGCCCTCCTCCAGATCCGGCTCCTCGTCATCCCGGTACTCATCGCGCTGATCCTCGCCGCGGCCATCGGGCCGTTCGTGAACCTCCTGCGGCGGCGGGGGATGCACGGCGGCGTGGCAACAGGCCTGTCGTTCGTGGCCCTGCTCGTGGTGCTGGCCGCAGTGACCACGGTCATCGTGATGTCCGTGCGCAGCCAGTGGAGCGAGCTGGTGACCCAGGCGTCCTCCGGCCTGGACGAGCTGGAGTCGTTCCTCCTGAACGGCCCCTTCCCGCTGGACCGGGAGCAGCTTGAGCAGGCCAGGACCGGCATCATCGAGTTCGCCACCAGCAGCCAGGTCCGCTCCGGAGCCATCACGGGACTCTCCGTGGTGACCGAGTTCCTGGCCGGCACGGGCCTGATGGTGGTCATCCTGTTCTTCTTCCTGAAGGACGGCGCCAAGATCTGGAACTTCTTCCTCCGGCCCTTCACCGGCGAACGCGAAGCCAGGCTGCGCCGGGCCGGCGCGCGGACCATCCAGGTCCTGGGCGATTACGTCCGCGGCACGGCCATCGTGGCCCTCGTGGATACCGTTGCCATCGGTGCCGCCCTGCTGATCCTGCAGGTTCCGCTGGCCATCCCGCTGGCCATCATCGTCTTCCTGGGCGCCTTCATCCCCCTGGTGGGGGCCACCGTCGCGGGAATCCTTGCCGCCCTGGTGGCGCTCGTGGCCAACGGCCCCGTCGTGGCGCTGATTGTGGTGGCCGTGGTGATCGCCGTGAACCAGCTCGAGGGCGACCTCCTCCAGCCCATCGTTATGGGCAAGTCCCTCCAACTGCACGCACTGGTCATCCTGATGGCCCTCACCGCGGGAACCATCCTGGCCGGCATCATCGGGGCGGTCCTCTCCGTACCCATGGCTGCCGTGATCTGGGCCGTCATCCAGGTCTGGACGGCGGAAAAACCGGAGCTTGAACCCATGAACCCGGATCTTCCCCCGGCGGACAGCAGCCACACCTAG
- a CDS encoding DUF1206 domain-containing protein yields the protein MADEETALGEAADAAEAVSNTKALDVVARSGFAVMALLHIVIGAIAIALALGQPGQAEPTGAIEQLAANPWGPAVMWAGLTGCAGLALWQLSEATLRARHLPAGERLGKLVSSGFLAVAYGSVGLTFLGFAVGMRGDSGDSTRDFSTAVVRSPFGVPALIALGLTVIGVGIYFIVKGVRKQFKDELHHFEGTRRGRMISALGVAGHVAKGIALILAGLLFVVAAATNRPGESTGLDGSLKALRDHPAGPFLLVAIAAGLISYGMFALVRSRFGRM from the coding sequence ATGGCGGACGAAGAGACAGCCCTGGGCGAAGCCGCCGATGCGGCCGAGGCGGTGTCGAACACCAAGGCCCTGGACGTCGTCGCCCGTTCCGGCTTTGCCGTGATGGCCCTGCTTCACATTGTGATCGGGGCCATCGCCATCGCCCTCGCCCTGGGCCAGCCCGGGCAGGCCGAACCGACGGGAGCCATCGAACAGCTCGCCGCGAATCCGTGGGGTCCCGCCGTGATGTGGGCCGGGCTGACCGGCTGTGCGGGGCTGGCGCTGTGGCAGCTGAGCGAAGCCACCCTCCGCGCCCGTCACCTTCCGGCAGGCGAGCGGCTCGGCAAGCTCGTCTCGTCGGGATTCCTTGCCGTGGCCTACGGCAGCGTGGGGCTCACTTTCCTGGGCTTCGCGGTGGGCATGCGCGGCGACTCGGGCGATTCGACGAGGGACTTCAGCACCGCCGTCGTCCGGAGCCCGTTCGGTGTTCCGGCGCTGATCGCGCTGGGACTGACCGTCATCGGCGTCGGGATCTACTTCATCGTCAAGGGAGTCCGGAAGCAGTTCAAGGATGAACTGCATCATTTCGAAGGCACCCGGCGCGGGCGCATGATCAGTGCGTTGGGCGTCGCCGGCCATGTGGCCAAGGGCATCGCCCTGATCCTTGCGGGCCTGTTGTTCGTGGTGGCGGCCGCCACGAACCGGCCCGGCGAATCCACCGGGCTGGACGGAAGCCTCAAAGCGCTCCGCGACCATCCGGCCGGGCCTTTCCTGTTGGTGGCGATCGCGGCCGGCCTCATCAGTTACGGGATGTTCGCGCTGGTCCGGTCCCGATTCGGCCGGATGTAG
- a CDS encoding SRPBCC family protein produces the protein MSTEMATVSKTFLTPPADVWNVIADGWLYSGWVVGASRIRDVDALWPAADGVLHHSVGAWPLLINDKTVVTASDPGKSIELVARGWPLGEAKVVITLEPVETGCRVSIAEDAIKGPGSLIPKFIRDPLISVRNTETLNRLELMAAGGAGN, from the coding sequence GTGAGTACTGAGATGGCCACCGTTTCGAAGACCTTCCTCACACCGCCGGCCGACGTCTGGAACGTCATCGCCGACGGCTGGCTCTACTCCGGGTGGGTTGTGGGTGCGTCCCGTATCAGGGACGTGGACGCGTTGTGGCCTGCAGCCGACGGCGTCCTGCACCACTCGGTGGGCGCATGGCCTCTGCTGATCAACGACAAAACCGTGGTCACGGCGTCGGATCCGGGGAAGTCCATCGAACTGGTTGCCCGGGGCTGGCCCCTGGGTGAAGCCAAGGTGGTGATCACCCTGGAGCCCGTGGAAACCGGGTGCCGGGTGTCCATCGCCGAGGATGCCATCAAAGGCCCGGGGAGCCTGATCCCCAAGTTCATCCGGGACCCGCTCATTTCGGTGCGGAACACCGAAACACTGAACCGTCTTGAACTGATGGCCGCGGGCGGCGCGGGGAACTAG
- a CDS encoding FAD-dependent oxidoreductase — translation MSTSTTVGSAARPLRVAVVGSGPAGVYAADILTKSEAVKSGELTVSIDLFDRYPAPYGLIRYGVAPDHPRIKGIVNALHKVLDRGDIRFFGNVDYGTDLSIEDLRTHYDAVIFATGAIKDADLNIPGIELEGSYGGADFVSWYDGHPDVSREWPLDAKEIAVIGNGNVALDVARMLSKHADDLLVSEIPDNVYAGLKSSPVTDVHVFGRRGPAQVKFTPLELRELAHSKDVDIILYPEDFEFDEESDRQVQSNNQTKTMVGTLTNWIAEQPEDLSELTASRRLHLHFLHSPVEIYDDAETPGRVAGMKFERTELDGTGNARGTGEFVDYPVQAVYRAIGYFGSALPEVEFDHKKGVVPNDGGRVLDAAGSHVPGIYATGWIKRGPVGLIGHTKGDALETVTYLLEDRANLPLAASPAPDAVVELLENRGVQYTSWEGWLALDAHERALGEKATETGSHGVEVARERVKVVPREDMVAISRDGVAAQV, via the coding sequence GTGTCAACTAGCACCACCGTAGGTTCTGCCGCCCGCCCGCTCCGGGTCGCCGTCGTGGGTTCCGGCCCTGCCGGCGTGTACGCCGCCGACATCCTCACCAAGAGTGAAGCCGTCAAGAGCGGCGAGCTGACCGTGAGCATCGACCTCTTTGACCGCTACCCGGCGCCCTACGGCCTGATCCGCTACGGCGTGGCCCCGGACCACCCCCGCATCAAGGGCATCGTCAACGCCCTGCACAAGGTCCTGGACCGCGGCGACATCCGCTTCTTCGGCAACGTGGACTACGGCACGGACCTCTCCATCGAGGACCTCCGCACCCATTACGACGCCGTCATCTTCGCGACCGGCGCCATCAAGGATGCCGACCTGAACATCCCCGGCATCGAACTCGAGGGCTCCTACGGCGGCGCCGACTTCGTGTCCTGGTACGACGGCCACCCCGACGTGTCCCGCGAATGGCCGCTGGACGCAAAGGAAATCGCCGTCATCGGCAACGGCAACGTGGCCCTGGACGTGGCCCGCATGCTCTCCAAGCACGCCGACGACCTCCTGGTCTCCGAAATCCCGGACAACGTCTACGCCGGCCTGAAGTCCTCCCCGGTTACGGACGTGCACGTCTTCGGCCGCCGCGGCCCCGCCCAGGTGAAGTTCACCCCGCTGGAACTGCGCGAGCTGGCCCACTCCAAGGACGTGGACATCATCCTGTACCCGGAGGACTTCGAGTTCGACGAGGAATCCGACCGCCAGGTCCAGAGCAACAACCAGACCAAGACCATGGTTGGCACGCTCACCAACTGGATCGCCGAGCAGCCGGAGGACCTTTCCGAGCTCACGGCCTCCCGCCGCCTGCACCTGCACTTCCTGCACAGCCCGGTGGAAATCTACGACGACGCCGAGACCCCCGGCCGCGTTGCCGGCATGAAGTTTGAGCGCACCGAGCTGGACGGCACGGGCAACGCCCGCGGCACCGGCGAGTTCGTGGACTACCCGGTCCAGGCCGTCTACCGCGCGATCGGCTACTTCGGTTCAGCCCTGCCGGAGGTCGAGTTCGACCACAAGAAGGGTGTTGTCCCGAACGACGGCGGCCGCGTGCTGGACGCTGCCGGCAGCCACGTTCCGGGCATCTACGCCACCGGCTGGATCAAGCGCGGACCGGTGGGCCTGATCGGCCACACCAAGGGCGACGCCCTCGAGACCGTGACCTACCTGCTGGAAGACCGCGCGAACCTGCCGCTGGCCGCCTCACCGGCACCGGATGCCGTCGTCGAACTCTTGGAAAACCGCGGCGTGCAGTACACCAGCTGGGAAGGCTGGCTGGCCCTGGACGCGCACGAGCGCGCCCTCGGCGAAAAGGCCACCGAGACCGGATCGCACGGCGTGGAGGTTGCCCGCGAGCGGGTCAAGGTTGTGCCGCGCGAGGACATGGTGGCCATTTCCCGCGACGGAGTGGCCGCGCAGGTCTAG
- the cobA gene encoding uroporphyrinogen-III C-methyltransferase — protein MAIQDIYPTALRLLGRPVLVVGGGPVATRRAKGLLDAGARVTVVAPAASAGLEELADAGLLTWEPRPYRTSDVDGVWFVQTATGDSAVDALVSADAEAQRVWCVNASDHEASAAWTPAVAVVDDVQIAVNAGGDPRRAMALRDAVATALEAGDLPLRRQRAHRGIVALVGGGPGDTGLITVRGRRLLGQADVVVADRLGPRDLLNELAPDVRVIEVGKTPGHHPVPQAEINRILVDEALKGHRVVRLKGGDPYVLGRGGEEAEYCRQLGVEVEVVSGVTSAVSVPAAAGIPVTHRGLAKGFSVVTGHEELSEVPARADHTIVLLMGVGKLRESAAALMGAGLPQDTPVGIVENGYLPNQRVTIGTVGSIADQAEATGVANPAVIVIGDVVRVSPFAPSHFKTADYSTITPNQPRVLTK, from the coding sequence ATGGCAATTCAGGACATTTACCCCACGGCACTGCGCCTGCTGGGCCGCCCCGTGCTGGTGGTGGGTGGCGGGCCGGTGGCCACGCGCCGCGCCAAAGGGCTGCTCGACGCCGGTGCCCGCGTAACCGTGGTTGCCCCCGCCGCCTCCGCAGGCCTTGAGGAGCTGGCCGACGCCGGCCTCCTCACCTGGGAGCCGCGCCCCTACCGCACGTCCGACGTCGACGGCGTCTGGTTCGTCCAGACCGCCACCGGCGACTCCGCCGTGGACGCCCTGGTTTCGGCCGACGCCGAGGCGCAGCGCGTCTGGTGCGTCAACGCCTCCGACCACGAAGCCTCCGCCGCCTGGACCCCCGCCGTCGCCGTGGTGGACGACGTACAGATCGCCGTGAACGCCGGGGGAGACCCGCGCCGCGCCATGGCCCTGCGTGACGCCGTCGCCACCGCGCTGGAAGCCGGCGACCTTCCGCTCCGCCGCCAGCGCGCCCACCGGGGAATCGTGGCCCTCGTCGGCGGCGGCCCCGGCGACACCGGGCTCATCACCGTCCGCGGCCGCCGGCTCCTCGGCCAGGCCGACGTCGTCGTCGCAGACCGCCTCGGCCCCCGCGACCTGCTGAACGAGCTCGCCCCTGACGTCCGCGTCATCGAAGTGGGCAAGACCCCCGGCCACCACCCCGTGCCGCAGGCGGAGATCAACCGGATCCTCGTGGACGAGGCACTCAAAGGCCACCGGGTGGTCCGCCTCAAAGGCGGCGACCCCTATGTCCTGGGCCGCGGCGGCGAGGAAGCAGAGTACTGCCGACAGCTCGGCGTCGAGGTTGAAGTGGTGTCCGGCGTGACCTCCGCGGTTTCCGTGCCCGCGGCGGCCGGCATCCCCGTGACGCACCGCGGCCTGGCCAAGGGCTTCAGCGTGGTCACCGGCCACGAGGAACTCTCCGAGGTCCCGGCCAGGGCCGACCACACCATTGTGCTGTTGATGGGAGTGGGAAAGCTCCGCGAATCAGCCGCCGCGCTGATGGGTGCCGGTTTGCCTCAGGACACTCCAGTTGGCATCGTTGAGAACGGCTATTTGCCCAACCAGCGCGTGACCATCGGCACTGTCGGTTCCATTGCTGACCAGGCCGAGGCCACCGGCGTCGCGAATCCCGCGGTGATCGTGATCGGCGACGTTGTCCGCGTCAGCCCGTTCGCGCCGTCGCACTTCAAGACAGCCGACTACAGCACCATCACCCCGAACCAGCCCCGTGTACTGACCAAGTAG